One Cryptomeria japonica chromosome 9, Sugi_1.0, whole genome shotgun sequence genomic window carries:
- the LOC131043172 gene encoding laccase-3 translates to MVIMSKCSSARFLVLLFTFIVSFGSLAWADFYSHTFVIRPTNITRLCENYTIVTVNGQLPGPTLYARNGDTLNITVINRAQHNATIHWHGIRQIRTAWSDGPGYITQCPIQPGGKFTYTFTIIDQEGTFWWHAHVSWLRATVHGAMVILPKKGSSYPFTHPHAEIPLVLGEWWNSDPIEVEAEANLTGGAPNISDAFTINGQPGDLYSCSTSGTTKFAVQQGKTYLLRIVNAAVNNHLFFKVASHNLTVVSVDASYTKPYTTDILMLTSGQTTDVLLTANQVTAKYYIGAKVYTTQAEANIDNTTTTAIMSYVGSNASATPIIPELPIYNDTETVTTFTQSLRSLASEEHPVDVPQSISDSSIITVGLGLRPCETGGTCSGPNNTRVTSSMNNVSFVLPEVAILQAYHFGVNGVFSTDFPSHPPVVYNYTGDVPKTLWAPVSGTRVKVIEYNATVQIVFQGTSIFQEDNHPMHIHGYDFYVVGEGFGNYNNDTDPSSFNLVDPPQRNTVGTPVNGWTAVRFKATNPGVWFVHCHFDDHVTWGLSMVLLVKNGHSELESLKGPPNDLPEC, encoded by the exons ATGGTGATAATGTCAAAGTGTTCCTCAGCACGGTTTTTGGTGCTGCTGTTTACATTCATTGTCTCATTTGGTTCGCTCGCATGGGCAGACTTCTATAGTCACACATTCGTT ATTCGACCGACAAATATTACTCGGCTTTGTGAGAATTATACCATAGTCACAGTGAATGGACAGCTTCCCGGTCCAACTCTGTATGCTCGAAATGGCGACACACTTAATATTACAGTTATTAATAGAGCTCAGCACAATGCTACAATCCACTG gcATGGAATCAGACAGATTCGTACAGCATGGTCTGATGGACCTGGGTACATTACACAATGCCCTATCCAACCAGGGGGGAAATTTACGTACACATTCACCATTATTGATCAGGAAGGAACGTTCTGGTGGCATGCCCATGTGTCATGGCTCCGTGCAACAGTTCATGGAGCAATGGTCATCCTTCCAAAGAAGGGTAGCTCATACCCGTTTACCCACCCACATGCTGAGATTCCTCTAGTACTCG GGGAGTGGTGGAACAGTGATCCCATCGAAGTGGAAGCTGAAGCAAATCTGACTGGAGGTGCGCCGAATATCTCAGATGCTTTCACCATAAATGGACAGCCAGGAGACCTCTATTCCTGCTCAACATCAG GAACAACAAAGTTCGCTGTACAACAGGGAAAAACCTATCTTCTTCGTATTGTCAATGCTGCAGTCAATAATCACCTCTTTTTCAAGGTTGCATCACACAATCTTACAGTGGTATCCGTGGATGCCTCCTACACAAAGCCGTACACAACTGACATTCTCATGTTAACATCTGGTCAGACTACAGACGTTCTTCTCACAGCCAATCAAGTGACAGCCAAATACTATATTGGGGCCAAAGTATACACTACTCAAGCTGAAGCAAATATTGATAACACCACAACAACCGCCATTATGAGCTACGTGGGTTCTAATGCATCTGCCACTCCAATCATTCCAGAGCTTCCAATATACAATGACACTGAAACTGTGACCACATTTACCCAATCCTTACGAAGCCTTGCTTCAGAGGAACATCCGGTGGACGTTCCCCAAAGCATAAGCGACAGTAGTATCATAACCGTAGGACTCGGTTTACGTCCTTGTGAAACCGGTGGTACCTGTAGTGGCCCTAACAATACCAGAGTCACATCCAGTATGAACAATGTATCTTTTGTGCTGCCAGAAGTTGCCATTCTGCAAGCTTATCACTTCGGTGTTAATGGAGTCTTTAGCACCGACTTTCCTTCACATCCACCAGTTGTGTATAATTATACTGGTGATGTACCCAAAACGCTGTGGGCTCCAGTTTCTGGAACGAGGGTGAAAGTGATTGAATATAATGCCACAGTTCAGATTGTGTTCCAGGGAACCAGTATCTTCCAGGAAGACAACCATCCAATGCATATTCATGGTTATGACTTTTATGTTGTAGGAGAGGGTTTTGGAAATTATAATAATGATACAGATCCAAGCTCTTTCAACCTGGTCGATCCTCCGCAACGAAATACTGTGGGAACTCCTGTGAATGGATGGACTGCTGTCAGATTCAAAGCTACCAATCCAG GTGTTTGGTTCGTACATTGTCACTTTGATGATCATGTAACATGGGGGTTGAGCATGGTTTTACTAGTGAAGAACGGTCACAGTGAGCTCGAAAGTTTGAAGGGTCCTCCCAATGATCTCCCAGAATGCTAG